In a single window of the Azospirillum sp. B510 genome:
- a CDS encoding IS5-like element ISAzs10 family transposase: MRGSDERSEGLFSYVSCEARVPATHPLRPIRAIVDEALEVMSPAFEGLYSKIGRPSIPPEKLLRALLLQAFYSVRSERQLMEQLDYNLLFRWFVGLSMDAPVWDVTVFTKNRERLLAGDVAAKFLATVLGQPKVKALLSDEHFSVDGTLIEAWASVKSFRPKDGSGEPPGPGRNGERDFHGEKRSNETHASTSDPEARLYRKGNGQPAKLAFMGHALMENRNALVVNVRLTAATGLAEREAAVSMVEAIPGRHRITVGADKAYDTKDFVANMRELGAAPHVAQNTRNRRSAIDGRTTRHPGYAVSLRIRKRIEEVFGWIKGAGLRKTRHRGTARVGWMFTLTAAAYNLIRLPKLLAAA; encoded by the coding sequence ATGCGGGGCTCGGACGAACGCAGCGAAGGTCTTTTCAGCTACGTGAGCTGCGAGGCACGGGTTCCGGCGACCCATCCATTGCGGCCGATCCGGGCCATCGTGGACGAAGCGCTGGAGGTGATGTCACCGGCGTTCGAGGGGCTGTACTCCAAGATCGGCCGGCCGTCGATCCCGCCGGAAAAGCTGCTGCGGGCGCTGCTGCTCCAGGCCTTCTACTCGGTGCGCTCGGAACGCCAGCTGATGGAACAGCTCGACTATAACCTGCTGTTCCGCTGGTTCGTCGGCTTGTCGATGGACGCTCCGGTGTGGGACGTGACGGTGTTCACCAAGAACCGGGAGCGTCTGCTGGCCGGGGATGTGGCGGCCAAGTTCCTGGCCACCGTGCTGGGCCAGCCGAAGGTGAAAGCGCTGCTGTCGGACGAGCACTTCTCGGTGGACGGGACGCTGATCGAAGCCTGGGCCAGCGTGAAGAGCTTCCGGCCCAAAGATGGCAGCGGTGAGCCGCCGGGGCCGGGACGCAACGGCGAACGCGACTTTCACGGCGAGAAGCGGTCCAACGAGACCCATGCCTCGACCAGCGACCCCGAGGCGCGGCTGTACCGCAAGGGCAACGGGCAGCCGGCGAAGCTGGCCTTCATGGGTCATGCGTTGATGGAGAACCGGAACGCCCTGGTGGTCAATGTCCGGCTCACCGCGGCGACCGGCTTGGCCGAGCGCGAGGCGGCGGTGTCCATGGTCGAGGCCATCCCCGGCCGCCACCGCATCACGGTGGGCGCCGACAAGGCCTACGACACCAAGGATTTCGTGGCGAACATGCGCGAGTTGGGCGCCGCCCCGCACGTCGCCCAGAACACCCGCAACCGCCGCTCGGCCATCGACGGCCGAACCACCCGCCACCCCGGCTATGCAGTCAGCCTACGAATCCGCAAGCGCATCGAGGAGGTGTTCGGCTGGATCAAAGGGGCCGGGCTACGCAAGACCCGCCATCGCGGCACGGCCCGTGTCGGCTGGATGTTCACCCTGACCGCCGCCGCCTACAACCTGATCCGCCTGCCAAAGCTACTGGCGGCGGCATAA